Sequence from the Cuniculiplasma divulgatum genome:
CCGGGTCGAAAGCTTGGAAGGCTCTCGTGCTAGACCAGACTACACTACACCTGCTTCCCTACGGCAATATACACAGGTTTAATTTTTTTTCCACGGTTTTCCATAATCAGGTAACTGTTGGCCTGAGTGCAAACTCCACCGGAGTGTTCACAGAAACTTGGGAACTTTGCCAGTGTATATAGAAATCGTACTGTCCGTTAGTGGGTGAAATGGTCTGATTGAAATAGACATTATCTCCAACCTGGTGGAAATCCTTGACGGCAGAAGGAGCTGCACCGCTCGTGGCATAAGTAAGGGAAGTAACAGTGAAGTTGTACCTGTAGCTCATGTGCACCATATAGGGGACACTGGTCATGCTTGTATTTATCTCGTATATATTCGACGTGGATGTCATGGTGACATAGTGTCCATCATACAGGGCCTGAACGTTCACTACCTGGGGGGCTGAAACAGTGTGAACAGGCGGATTCAGGAATATTATCCAGAAGAGCAGAAATACTGCGAAGAATATCAGATAATTTATTGCCTTGTGCGATGTTCTTTGCGGGAGTTTGAACCCTATGGATGTAAGAATTTTCCCCAAAAATATGACTATAACGAAAAAGAGCAACACTGACAGATAGGTGTAACCCTGAAGCTGCAAATACCCTGCCAGAAGCCCGGCAAGTGCCCCTATGAGGAATATGAACATCACAATTACAGCTCTATTTCTTTCTGATCTTACATATTCCACTTCATCAAACTCAGGTTCTTCGAATAACGGAGTGGTTTCCTTAGGCTTTGGCATGAATACGTCACCTCATTGATTCTCAATTAATGAACTTAACGTCTTGGCAGGTTCCCTGGCAAGAATTATGCCGGAAGCTATGAGAACGCCGTTTGCGCCCAGTTTGAGGCTCGTTCTGTAATCACTGGGAGTTTTTACGCCAGCGCCGACAATTACTGCCACGCCTGATCTGCTGCAGGTATCCACTACATCTGAAATGATCTCAGGCCTTGAAGTGGTTACTGACACGTTTCCTCCGATGAGCTCTGGAGGTTCATACGCTATCCAATCGGGCTTCATTGGGGCAAATCTGTATGCCTCGGCAGCATTTTCGCAGCAGACAACAGTCCTGAGGCCGCATCTTCTGGAAATGTCAACAGTTTTCCTCAGAATGTCCTCCGTTATCCGCCTTTCCGAATGGTTCAGTATTGTGCCTGTAACGCCAAGGTCCAGCAGAGACTGGGGTGAAAACTGGCCGGTATGCGCACCATACTCCACGGGGTCAACATGCTGGCTGTAGAATTCGAACTCAGGAAAAGATGAGGCAAGCCTCAAATCAATGGGATTCAGGGCAAAGATAATCTTTACTCCGGGAACCGTCTCCATCCCCACGAATCCTTCAATGAACCTCTCAGCATGGGCTGATGATGACTGCCTGTAGTGTTTAAGATTGATTATCACGGTATTTTCAGGATTCTGCACTCATGGAGGAGGAACCGATGCAATATAGATATTTCTCATTCTGTCTATAATGCGGGAACAATATTGTCATTCAATGGACTTCCTGGTGAGCATAATCCTGCAATTTCAGCAGCAACATTCTGTGAGAGATTCATGGGGGGTCCAGATATCCCGACATAATCAGGTTGAAGGCAGAAGTGTTCAAATCCGGAGCCAATAGGTTAAATCTTTATGCACATCACATATGGGGAATAATATGGACATGAAGCATGATCTTGAGGAAGCGGAGCAAAAGGCCAAGAAGAATCTGGATGAACTGGTGGACGTCCGTGAAGTCAGCGAGGCAAAACTGCTCTCAGGAAATATAGTTAAAATTCTGCTGAACGACCTTTCAGCTACTGACAGGGATAGTGTGGAATATTCCTCTGGAAACGGCAAGTATGTGGTATCTTTTGGCTTTGTGGAGGCAAAGATGCCGGACGGTAAATTAGGCGTATTCGAGGAAATACCTGACGATGAAACCATCAAGAATGCGGAGACAGTTGGATTCACGGTGATGGGGCTGCATCCAAAGAAGGAGGTGGAGGCAGACTTCCACAGCGATTCAGTTGCCGTAATGCCCGGGACGGAGCTCCGTAGAATATACGATTTCCAACTTTCCGTACTCAGGAGTGCCAGCAAGTGAAATCCCATTGCGTGTGAAATGTGAAGGAACGGCAGAATGATATTCCAGAAGGAACGATATTAACATGGTCAAAAAAGCCCTTATTGCTATCTTTGCAGTGCTGCTTGTTGCAGGCAGCCTCATGGTTGCTCTTGGGACGCAGGAATCATCCTCCCTGACTCACGGGAGTGACAGTTTTGTTCCCAGCGGTTCCGGGAGATACGTTTCACCTCCTCTGAGCATAAATTCCACCTATGTACTTTCAGTTCTTGGTTCAGGTGCATTTGTGGTGAACAGTTCAGGTATGGGCGTCATAAATTATACCAATGCCTATGTAGTGGGACTCGCGCCTGCCAGGACACTGAACCTGACAAACAATACTGAATCAATCTACACCAACCTCCCATCCGGCACTTACTATGTGGTGTATTTCCCTGCTGATTCTCCCCAGCAGGTCAATCCACTTTACAGTGTACAGACCGATCCTGGCCTGGCAAACATTCTGAGCACAGTCATAGTGGTGGGTATCTCGATCATCATTGCTTCATTCATAGTGCTGGCTGTTGGATCCTTTATGGGCAGGGATGACAGGAAGAATTGATTCCTATTCCATCCATTTCTCAGGCTATATTGGAAAAAAAGGCAAAATTCCTGTATAGATTTCCTTCAGGATGCTTGCCCGCATTCTGGTTGATGAAGGATTTGGTCCTTCTTGGCTCGCCAAACATGGATGTTATGTAGTCGTCCGAGTTGTTAAGGCTCAGGAAATATTTTCCGTGAATGCTTTCCAGGATGCCTGCCAGTTCCCTGAAATCCTGCGGCGAAAAATTGTAGCCATACCAGTCCTTTCCAGGATACGGTGGATCCAGATAGAAGAACGTCAGCGGGGAATCATAGATACGGAATATCTCCCGGAAGTCTCTTCTTTCAATCTTCCAGTTTCGCACGCTACTGTTTATGTTCCCAAAATCAGATACCACCCTCAGGAAGAAACTGAAAGCACCTTTCTCCTTACCTGTGGCATAAGTATCACCACGCCCTCCGAAGCTGGTGATGGATCTGAAGAGTGTTCTGTAAGCCCCGGCAAGTTCCCTGTCAATGGAAAGTCCGTCATCGTCACGCCGGGACAGTGCGTACCTGAGTTTACGTATTCTTTCTCCCTTAAGCCCTGCATTCTCACCCTTTCCGTGTGCCATGCTGGCCGGATCTTTCCCAAGGTTCCTGAAATTATCCGGAAATTCCTTTGCAAACTGGTCAGGCAGGGACAGCAGTAGCAGGTTGTAAAGATCATCTGGCCTTGACTTGATGATGCGGTACAGTGAAACCAGGTCCTTATCAATTTCATTATACACAATCTCCCTGGCGCCGATGTTCAGCGATACCAGTCCTGACCCTCCAAAAACATCCACAAATCTCTGCATTCCAGATCTGCGGAACTCCGACACGATGTCAGGCACAATGGCAACTTTCGACCCTGGATATTTCATGATCCTTATGATACTCATCAACGGCATTCTGGTGATTGCTCACCTCTTATTATAAAATATGGAAATGCCCTGACGCTGTCGGGAATGCAGCAATATTCGTGTGTTACTTCTGAATAGTCCGAAAAGAACTGATAAATTCAGAAGGAAATCACAGTGAATCCTTCATCAATTTTCGAGTTGACCTCCACTCCGCCCAGTACGAGATCAATATTCCCAAAAATACTGGATTCATCAAGTCCCTCTGATTCCAGGCTCACCTTGCATGCCTTAACAGTGCAGCCGGTTTTCTTCAGTCCCTGGATCTGTTCAAGGAACTGGGGAGAGTTTTTCTGTTTCGAATTCAATGCCTGAACGCCCCTGCCGAGAAAGAGGAACTCCAGGGTGCTCTGGGCATTCTTCACTGCGTTTATTGCAAAGTTAAAGGCAACCATCTCCGCATGAATATTTTCCTTTCCCGTCAGAAGGAGCACAAGAATTTTTGCCATTGTTTCAATCCTCCGTCCCGTCGTTGGAATACCCCGGATACTTGGTGCGGTACCATACTGCTGTAAGAAGCAATGCCACGATCATGACAAATCCGGTTATGGCAACCGAATTGGGATTTGGATCGTACCCGTTGTATCCTCTCACAGTGAGTGCCGCAACAACCACCACCAGCAGGGACATGAGCCCTGCAAAGCTCTTGATTCCTCTTTCACTTTTTCTTTGCGTTTTCTTATCTTCCATTTTAATTCCTCCCTGCTTTTCTCGAGTATATGAACCAGCCGGCAACCAGAAGGCTGATTGCCACGAATACGAAGAATTCGATACTGCTGACAGCCATCTGCAGATCACCGCTCAGTATGTGCCCGGAAGCACAGCCATCAGCCATTCTCGCTCCGAACAATACCATAAAGGATCCACCGAAGACACCCAGCGCCCTCTTAATTTCGCTGTCACCGAACCTCTTCTTCCATGTCTTCGGTACCCATTTGTTGAAGGCCTGGAACCTCCTTGAAACGAATATTGAGGCAATGAAAGCCCCCATCAGTGTGCCGATATCACTGAATGGCTCCCATCCTATTGTGGAAAAGACAAGCTTGCTGTAGTTGTATGTGGGGAGCCAGAGGTATCCCACCATCCAGCTGTATGTTGTAGATTCGCCAAATATCTGGTGCAGGAACATTTCAAGAACCACAACCGCACCAATGATGGCACCAACGAAGGTTAGAAGCCATCTTAGGTTGTTATTAGGTGCCCAGTGCTGGTTTGCGTTCTTTGCCAGTTTATCTTCAGACCCAATTGGCATGGCACTTCCCTCTATGAGTGTCTCCGTGGCTTCTCTGTGTTCTGCGAGTTCAGGGCCGGGCATCTGATAATTTTTGTGTGTGCCTATGTATACGCAGCTCTTTCCCCCTTTGTACCTGGGCAGAAAATAAGCTATACCCATCATGAGTGCCAGCCATCCTATTGAAATGAGAAAGCCGATCTTGAGGTCAGTTCCAACCTTGCCGCCCAGATATAGCTGACCGAAATTGTATGTGTTCACAAGCCACTGGCCCACTGAAGTCTGGTACAGAAGAGTCCATGCTGCCGCTCCAAGGAGTCCACCGGCCACCGCGTAGACTGCCTCTCTCCTGCCTTCGCCGAGAGCCATCCACTCTGTACCTGGGACATAACCGGATATAGCAATGCCAACCCCGAAGATAATCCCACCTAGCGCCACACCTATCACGTAGTCTGGTTTTATGCCAAAGTGAAAACCCAGACCCAGAGCTGAAAGCCCATATAGGAGAACAGCACCAACACCGATTGCAATTGCAATACAGTTTATGAATAGCCGATCTTCCCATTTGGACAGCTTCAGGAGAACATCCGCATTTGATATTCCCCACAATTCAGCAAATCCCCCAATGATGGCACCAATGAAAATACCAATCCACAGGGGAGCAGTGACTGTTATTGCCATTTCTATCAATATATAATTGCATGGATGTATATACGTATTCCCATTTATGACTATTTATCATTTTTACTACAAATTAACTCAAATGTGATTTTTATTCACCAGTCGCGGTATCAATATTTGTCCTGTCAAAAGAATTGAAATTCAGAAAAGATGCGTTTAATAGGCAGAATGTTTTAAGCATTCATGGAAGATAATCTGAAGTTTCCGACCTTTGAGTGTGCCATTTCCAATACTGTGGAGAGTTATGATTCTGATGTTGAGATGTATTTCATGAATTCCAATCTGCTCTCTGCAAGACTTGCTGAACTTGCCCTTTCCAACAGGGAATTTTCAGGCAACTACAGAAAAATGATGAAATATGTCAGTGAACTGGCCGGATCAGTTGTTTCCGGGAAACCTGCACCATCGCACCAGTTTCTCATTGATCTATGCATGGGTCCCGAGACGGAGCAGGATATGGGTAAGCTTCTTTCTGAAAGCAGGTCTCCAGACACTGCGAAGATCTTCGAAGCCATGCAGTACGTGCGCTTCATGATGTTCTGGTTCGTAAGAATGTCCAGGGTTGAGAGATTCTCAAGAGGATTCAGCGTAGAAAGATTTCAGGGGCTTCCGTTCCTCAGGCTTGCTCTTGCATACAGGGCAGAAAAAGTGTCAAAAGCCTGAATAAGTTTACCCGGGTCCCAACCCGGTTTTCAGAGGGTTGTTATCTTGCCCGTTGTGTCGGAAAGGTAAGCGGCATTAACTGTTTTTACCACAACTTCACCATCTTTCACTGTGGCTATCCTGGATTTTTCTCCCCTGACCAGTTCAACAAAAGCACGGACCTCATCCTCGTACATATTTCCATCCCTGAATGTCCTTGTTACTTTTCCATCTATTTCCAAATCCGAGTTCACTGTTGTTGAAAAGACATCCCTGGCCACAGCGGTTGCTTCGGTTCCGTAAACTACCAGATCGTTCCTGGGGTGCTTCATGGCTCTGGAAGAGACGGCGTGAGCCATAATACTGCCATATTCCATGGATATAGATTCAGTGGTGTCGATTACGGCTTTTGCTGGCTGCCTAAATGCCGAGATTTTATCCGGCCTGGCACCAAGCAAAAAATTAATGGTGTCAAGAACGTGTACGCCAGTTCCCATAACGGAACCACCACCAACCTTCTCATCTTCTGTCCACCATCTGCGATCCGGATTATCTGATGTTCCCTGTGATAGGCCACCCCATGTTCCGTGAACCATCGTGATTTTTCCAAGTTTCCCGCTGGAGATCATGTTCCTGATTTCCACAATGGCAGGATGGAATCTCATGTGGAAACCTACTGCAAGATGGTGTCCGGTCTTGGCAGATATTCCCACCAGATCTGAGGCGTCTCCGTTGCTGAGCGTCATCTGCTTCTCAAGCAGAACATCCTTGCCATTTTCCATGGATAATCTTGCCTGTTCGTAGTGCAGAAAATTCGGAGATGCTATGTAAACAGCATCGAAGCCCCCTCTGGAAAAGAACTCATCCAGATCGGAGAATGCGCGTGCCCCATATGCTGCACCCTCCCTCTCAGCTTTCTTCAGGGTCCTGCTGTATATTGCCGTTATGGAGTTTCCAGAGGACTTAATTGCGGGCATTATCCTGTTTATTGCGTGATTTCCAAGGCCGATTAATCCAAATTCCATTGTTATCATAGTCATGAAGATATACTGCAATATTTACCTGTTGAATTATAGAATTATGAATTAAATCACAGTCCTGGCAATTTTATGCAAATCAACTGCACATGCTAATCGGTTTGGAGTTTTCTGGCAAAGAGCACTACCTTAAGGATGTTATTAAATTCATTTTTCGACTTAGACTGCTGGAATCAGGTGGATGAAAGGAACTGCATCTCCTCAGGTAGGTATGATGGTAGGGCACAGTATGGGTTTGGCAGTCCAAGGTTGGTCACATAGATGAATGAAAAGTACTCTGATGCTGCTTGGAACCATGCGGCAGACAAACTGGAAACATTAATTGCTATTATGGATGATTCAGCTCTACCAGTTGCATTTGTGATTGTCGAAAGGTTATCTGCAGGAGGAGCTCCAGGATTCTCATAGAGAACTGTCAAATTGAAGGAATCAGTAATAGTCTTTGGAGCGTAAGTGCCCGGGTTACCAACGATATAGTCAAGTCCTGCTGATCTGATTTCCAAAGTAGCATTTCTATAATATTGGGCTCCTGTAGAATTGTCTGAGACTTCATCCATAAAAATTCCCCTGATCCCATACCAGTGAAGATAGTCATAAGCCTGAAGTCTAACTGTTTTCAGTGATCGTGTGCCGTAGGAGGTATAGACGTATCCTAGCACAGTAATGCCGGATTTCTCCATAGTGGCAGTGTAGTTTGAATAGGACTGAGAATAATTCAGCCCTGGTCCATTGTCAGGGTTAATAATTACTATCATTGGTACCTCAGAAAATTCTGAATGGAGCTGAAACAGGTAATTCCACGAAGCATTCGGGTCAAAGTAAAGAGGAACAATAATGCCAGAATTTGAGTTTTCAATAAAACTACTGGCTTCATCTTTCAGGTGATCTTCAATCAAAATGGAGGCAGAAACAACTGCGAGTGAGACTATAAGGGCCAAAATTGCAGTTTTCAGGCTGATACTCTTTGCCATATGGTTAAGTTTTGATACGTGGAGGAAATAAATCAGTTATTGGTGAACCGCACGGCATGAAATTGAAAAAAGGATTAAATAGCATTCATGATGGTGGAGGTCTTCAAGGGAATTTGAACAGTTTGGAACCATATCGATGTACTACGGTCTATTTAATGGAACGCATCAATAGGTGTTAGCTCTTTATTATCCAGGATTAATTCTTAGCCCGAAATTTGCTATTTCCTTTTCCTCTGCTGTAAATTCGGAATCAAAGGTTACAAATGTGTCTGCCTCCAGCATCATGCTGGCTGAAATATGTAATATGTCCAGAGTTTTCATTCTTATCCTGACAGCGATTTCGATGGCGTTGTTGATGATTTTGTCCATGTTTACCTCAGGTACTGCAACGTTAATTTCAGGTAAATAGTCTATTAAGGCTTCAATCTCATCCTCGCTCAGATTCGTTGATCTGGAAAGAACGGATTTCAACTCCGAAACAGTCACCGGGTAAATGTAATCATTGACCTTTATTGTCAAATATTTTTACTGCTCTTGCATGATTGACATCTCTACTGTTGAGAAATTAAATTATGACATTTGTATCGATATAATTAAGTCTAATCCCGGTCCTTTATAGAACTTTCCGATAGGTCATTAGGCAGCTTCGGAAGGCCTCTTTCCTTCCATACTCTAATTATGGCTTGGCTTTTCTCCTTCCGTTCTACTGTTTTCTTTGCGCTTTGCATCCCATTCTGCATGGTCCATCTCAGGGCATCTGCCTTGCTGGTAGCAAGTTTATACTTTATTAATTTGTCAATGAGATCAGATGTGTTATCATCTATTCTTAACGCTATAACGCTTGATACCATATGCTTTCATACGTAAATATTCTATAAATTCTTTCTTAACTATTTCGATTTATCTCTTTCCTATGGCTACATAGCGTCCCGAAAGTTGTGTACTTATAAGGGATACCTCTTCTGGAACATTTCCCTGATCTCGTCCTTGCATTTATAGAATCCCCTCAGAGATCTCTGTGACCATGCCTCATTTATCTCAGCCGACCTGAGATAGATGATCTTCATGGCGCTCTCCTCTGATGGCAGAGAATCTATTATCTTTATCCTGCGCCGTATTTCCTTGTTCATTCGCTCAATCAGATTTGTGGAGTGTATGGATCTCCTTATGGATTCAGGATAATCATGGTACTTGAGCAATGTACCCAGGTTCTTCTCCATGTTGTACACAGGCTTTGGGTATTTCGAGGACCATTTATTCTTGAACTCATTGAACTGATTCAGTGCTTCTTCTCTGGTGCGGGAGAGGAATATTCCCTTGAGATCCGAATCAATCTCATTGCGATCCTGCACCCTCACATGTGATTCAAGATTCCTTGATGCATGTATGGTGCATAACTGGAAATCAGCCCTTGGATATAATTGTCTGATCTCCTCCTCTATTCCAGGCAATCCGTCTGCTATGAACAGTAGTGGTTCCTCAACGCCTCTTTCATGGAGATCCATGAGTACATTGCGGTATGCAATATGGTTCTCAACAGGATTCATGTAGAATCCAAGGATTTCATAATTCCCTGATTCCCGTATTCCCATTGCAAATATGACACATTCCTTCTGCACAGTTTCCCTTCTAAGGGAGAAGAACACTGCATCCATGAATATGGCAATGTACCTCTTCTCAAGTGGCCTTGATCGCCACTTGCTTATTTCCGGAACTGTTATTTCCGTGATCCTTGATATGGTGGATTTGCTGTATTTATTGTGGAATAATTCTTCCAGTATTTCAGCCATCTTCCTTGTTGATATTCCCTTTGAATACATGGAGACAACAAGATCGTCTATTCCAATGTTGCGCTGATATGGTTCGAATAAGGCTGTCTGGAATTCATTGCTGCGGTCCCTTGGAACCCTGAGATCATCTATCTTCCCATATCTTGTACCCATGTCACTCTCGTAGTATCCATTCCTCTGGCCTTCCCTTTCCTCAAGGAAGGCCTGAATCTCTCCCTTCATGAGGGATTCCATGAAGCCCTTCACTGTGGTTCTGACTATTTCAGATATCTTTTTATCCAGTTCTTCCATTGTTTATTGCCTCCTGGTTGGTTCCTGGAGGCATCCTTTTCTTTTTCATGAAATTTCTCTCATGATTATGATCCTGATCTCTTATTTACACAAGATTCGGGATACTATCGTGTTGAGGGATTTCTTTAAGATAAACAAGGAAGGAATGCCTTCACATTAACCAAACTGCTAAAAGTCTAAAAAATTACTTTTTATCGAAATGCTTGCTCAAATTAGAGATCCTTGCCTTTAGCCAAATGTAGTCCCTTTTCTCAATGAGGTCGTTGTCTTCCAACTTATGGGTCATCTCAATAAGTTTTGGCTCCATAGAACTCCACTTGTACTGGATCCAATCAGATTCAGACAGCATGAGCATGGAGAAACACTTATATAGGGGGAGAGTCAAGGGAGGGGGAGTTTTTAATCTCCTCCTAATTCCAGAGGTGACCATATGGTAGGAAAGGGTACATACAGGACAAAGGAGGAGAAGGCAAGGATCGTCATGGAAGTCCTGTCCAATTCGTCCACAATATCAGAGATCTGCAGGAAGTACAATGTTGCCTCATCCGCACTGTACAGGTGGAGGGATGAATTCATTGCAGGAGGCACAGCTGCAATGGATCATGGCAGATCCACCGTTGAAGCATCCCTCCTCAAGGAGATAAACGAACTCAAGGGCATAATCGGGGAACTGACAATAGCAAACGAAACTCTAAAAAAAATTCAAGCCACAAGGAGAGGTGGGAAGCCATGACTGAGCTCATTGCAAATGGCCTTTCCAAATCCAGATCAGCTTCCCTTACAGGCATTTCCAGATCCATGATATATTACAGGCACAGGGAAAGGAAACCAGAATACGATGCTGATCTGGAAAGACGCATTTCCGGTATTGTGGAGGAAAGGCCATCATACGGCACAAGGAGGGTGGCAGCAATGATCCGCCGCTCCGGTTTCAGGATCGGCAGGAACCGTGTACGAAGACATATGCGCCACATGAACCTTATTGCAGCACATAAGAAGGCTCACAGGAAACATGTGCCCAGGGCAATCGTTGTTGCCAGACCCAACATCATGTGGGAGACGGATTTCACAAAGATATACATTGACAGCGAGGGGTGGATATATTTCACCGCATACCTTGATCTCTGCTCAAGGAAGATAAAGGGATATCTCGTATCCCGTATGTCCCGAACAGCTGAAATGATGGAGGCTCTTGACAATGCATTACTTGGTACGTTCCCTGATATGAATGTGACCGGTCTTATCATACGATCGGATAACGGCTCTCAGTTAACGTCATCTGGTTACGAGAAGCATCTCAGAACACTGGGGATAAAGCATGAGACAATACACGCACATACCCCTGAGGAGGATGGCCACATTGAATCATACTTCGGGAGATTCAAGGATGACTACATATATACAAGGGAATTTGTCAGCCTTGAGGACTTCCGGAAGCATATTGAATGGGCTGTATCCGACTACAATACAAAGAGACCGCACTCATCATTGAATTATATGACACCGGAAGAGTTTGAATCCGCAATATTGAATGAAGATTTCAAAAAGAAGTGGTTAGAAAAGGAAACTGGGAGGTACAAACATGTTGAATTACTCGAGTGAACTCAGAAAACTGTCTGAAGGAAGTGGGTCCAGATCACCACTCTTTCCTTATTTCCTTCCTTATGGCTATCTGTTCCTCGGTCTCTTTCTTAGGCTGTTCTTTTGCCATATGATAAAATTCAAATGCGTTATTTAAACCGTATTTTACTGGTTTTGGACAATTTTATTGTTTCCATTGACAATAAATTTTTAATTTGCCTGACCTTGATCAACCAGTGGAACATTATAACTCTAAAAAGGCAGCTGAAGATTATCATAGGGTATTCACCAAAGATGCTGACAATCCAGAATCAAAGAGAAAAGCAATTCAAAGATACGTGAAGTTCACATCAAAATTGAAACAAGGAGGCCACATTCTGGATGCGGGTTGTGGCACTGGCAGATTTGTGCCTTATTTTGTCAAGAATGGTTTCACAGTTACAGGTGTGGACAGCTCAAGCTCAATGATTGAGTTAGCTTCCAAGAACAATCCAATGGCTGAATTCAAGGTCATGGATATACGCCACCTGGATTTTGTGTCTAATTACTTTGATGGTGTATGGAATATTGCAACCTTGCTTCATTTGGATGAGTCTGGTGTCAAACTTGCACTGCAAGAATTTAAGAGAGTTTTGAAGGTTAATGGAATCCTGTATATTGCCACAAGAACAAAAGACAAGAGCATAAGCATTATAGAAGAGTCAACGGAAGGGGGAAAGATGGTTGTAAATTACTATTCACCTGACAAGTTGCGGGAGTTGTTAGCGAATTCGGGTTTCGAAATAATAGAAATCAACGTTGAACCAGATGATTACTCAAGGCCGTTCGATTATGCCTTTGTACTTGCCATACCCTCAACTTGAGATATTGATGAAAGAAATTGTAGTCTTGTACGAACTGCTTCGAAGTCGCCATTAAATCCCTATTCCAACTTTATTTAATTCTATTTAAATTTATTAACACAATTTCTTTCAAGCTGGTCTAATCCCAAACTCTCCCACATTTAAAATCAAGAGATGGATACTTTCCTGCAATCCTATAAAATTCCAACCAAGAAAATACTCAT
This genomic interval carries:
- a CDS encoding IS3 family transposase, whose amino-acid sequence is MTELIANGLSKSRSASLTGISRSMIYYRHRERKPEYDADLERRISGIVEERPSYGTRRVAAMIRRSGFRIGRNRVRRHMRHMNLIAAHKKAHRKHVPRAIVVARPNIMWETDFTKIYIDSEGWIYFTAYLDLCSRKIKGYLVSRMSRTAEMMEALDNALLGTFPDMNVTGLIIRSDNGSQLTSSGYEKHLRTLGIKHETIHAHTPEEDGHIESYFGRFKDDYIYTREFVSLEDFRKHIEWAVSDYNTKRPHSSLNYMTPEEFESAILNEDFKKKWLEKETGRYKHVELLE
- a CDS encoding YeeE/YedE thiosulfate transporter family protein is translated as MAITVTAPLWIGIFIGAIIGGFAELWGISNADVLLKLSKWEDRLFINCIAIAIGVGAVLLYGLSALGLGFHFGIKPDYVIGVALGGIIFGVGIAISGYVPGTEWMALGEGRREAVYAVAGGLLGAAAWTLLYQTSVGQWLVNTYNFGQLYLGGKVGTDLKIGFLISIGWLALMMGIAYFLPRYKGGKSCVYIGTHKNYQMPGPELAEHREATETLIEGSAMPIGSEDKLAKNANQHWAPNNNLRWLLTFVGAIIGAVVVLEMFLHQIFGESTTYSWMVGYLWLPTYNYSKLVFSTIGWEPFSDIGTLMGAFIASIFVSRRFQAFNKWVPKTWKKRFGDSEIKRALGVFGGSFMVLFGARMADGCASGHILSGDLQMAVSSIEFFVFVAISLLVAGWFIYSRKAGRN
- a CDS encoding type II toxin-antitoxin system VapC family toxin codes for the protein MTIKVNDYIYPVTVSELKSVLSRSTNLSEDEIEALIDYLPEINVAVPEVNMDKIINNAIEIAVRIRMKTLDILHISASMMLEADTFVTFDSEFTAEEKEIANFGLRINPG
- a CDS encoding triose-phosphate isomerase; translated protein: MQNPENTVIINLKHYRQSSSAHAERFIEGFVGMETVPGVKIIFALNPIDLRLASSFPEFEFYSQHVDPVEYGAHTGQFSPQSLLDLGVTGTILNHSERRITEDILRKTVDISRRCGLRTVVCCENAAEAYRFAPMKPDWIAYEPPELIGGNVSVTTSRPEIISDVVDTCSRSGVAVIVGAGVKTPSDYRTSLKLGANGVLIASGIILAREPAKTLSSLIENQ
- a CDS encoding Gfo/Idh/MocA family oxidoreductase, whose protein sequence is MITMEFGLIGLGNHAINRIMPAIKSSGNSITAIYSRTLKKAEREGAAYGARAFSDLDEFFSRGGFDAVYIASPNFLHYEQARLSMENGKDVLLEKQMTLSNGDASDLVGISAKTGHHLAVGFHMRFHPAIVEIRNMISSGKLGKITMVHGTWGGLSQGTSDNPDRRWWTEDEKVGGGSVMGTGVHVLDTINFLLGARPDKISAFRQPAKAVIDTTESISMEYGSIMAHAVSSRAMKHPRNDLVVYGTEATAVARDVFSTTVNSDLEIDGKVTRTFRDGNMYEDEVRAFVELVRGEKSRIATVKDGEVVVKTVNAAYLSDTTGKITTL
- a CDS encoding spherulation-specific family 4 protein, whose protein sequence is MAKSISLKTAILALIVSLAVVSASILIEDHLKDEASSFIENSNSGIIVPLYFDPNASWNYLFQLHSEFSEVPMIVIINPDNGPGLNYSQSYSNYTATMEKSGITVLGYVYTSYGTRSLKTVRLQAYDYLHWYGIRGIFMDEVSDNSTGAQYYRNATLEIRSAGLDYIVGNPGTYAPKTITDSFNLTVLYENPGAPPADNLSTITNATGRAESSIIAINVSSLSAAWFQAASEYFSFIYVTNLGLPNPYCALPSYLPEEMQFLSST
- a CDS encoding IS256 family transposase, translated to MEELDKKISEIVRTTVKGFMESLMKGEIQAFLEEREGQRNGYYESDMGTRYGKIDDLRVPRDRSNEFQTALFEPYQRNIGIDDLVVSMYSKGISTRKMAEILEELFHNKYSKSTISRITEITVPEISKWRSRPLEKRYIAIFMDAVFFSLRRETVQKECVIFAMGIRESGNYEILGFYMNPVENHIAYRNVLMDLHERGVEEPLLFIADGLPGIEEEIRQLYPRADFQLCTIHASRNLESHVRVQDRNEIDSDLKGIFLSRTREEALNQFNEFKNKWSSKYPKPVYNMEKNLGTLLKYHDYPESIRRSIHSTNLIERMNKEIRRRIKIIDSLPSEESAMKIIYLRSAEINEAWSQRSLRGFYKCKDEIREMFQKRYPL
- a CDS encoding DNA adenine methylase, which translates into the protein MPLMSIIRIMKYPGSKVAIVPDIVSEFRRSGMQRFVDVFGGSGLVSLNIGAREIVYNEIDKDLVSLYRIIKSRPDDLYNLLLLSLPDQFAKEFPDNFRNLGKDPASMAHGKGENAGLKGERIRKLRYALSRRDDDGLSIDRELAGAYRTLFRSITSFGGRGDTYATGKEKGAFSFFLRVVSDFGNINSSVRNWKIERRDFREIFRIYDSPLTFFYLDPPYPGKDWYGYNFSPQDFRELAGILESIHGKYFLSLNNSDDYITSMFGEPRRTKSFINQNAGKHPEGNLYRNFAFFSNIA
- a CDS encoding transposase — its product is MVGKGTYRTKEEKARIVMEVLSNSSTISEICRKYNVASSALYRWRDEFIAGGTAAMDHGRSTVEASLLKEINELKGIIGELTIANETLKKIQATRRGGKP
- a CDS encoding DsrE family protein: MAKILVLLLTGKENIHAEMVAFNFAINAVKNAQSTLEFLFLGRGVQALNSKQKNSPQFLEQIQGLKKTGCTVKACKVSLESEGLDESSIFGNIDLVLGGVEVNSKIDEGFTVISF